A portion of the Malania oleifera isolate guangnan ecotype guangnan chromosome 3, ASM2987363v1, whole genome shotgun sequence genome contains these proteins:
- the LOC131150343 gene encoding protein FAR1-RELATED SEQUENCE 5-like isoform X4 → MQFPIDDGIERTETSAGGEVISCERETNQEPFEGMLFESEEAAKAFYDGYARRIGFLTRILSSRKSERDGSIISRGLGCKGGSDNKKAERIQTQRRNKRREGCTAMLLVKREKPGRWIVRKFVKDHNHPLVVAAQKSHQTFDERDKKIQELTAELRVKKRLSAAYREQLHTFMKEVEDHNEHISSKAQVVLDNLKELEAKRQELLDRR, encoded by the exons ATGCAGTTTCCAATAGATGATGGAATTGAAAGGACAGAGACCTCTGCTGGAGGAGAAGTAATTTCATGTGAACGTGAAACAAATCAAGAACCATTTGAAGGCATGCTGTTTGAATCAGAGGAAGCTGCCAAAGCATTTTATGATGGATATGCTAGACGGATAGGGTTTTTAACCCGTATTTTATCATCTCGTAAGTCTGAGCGTGATGGGTCAATTATCTCTCGTGGACTTGGTTGTAAAGGAGGTTCAGATAATAAAAAAGCAGAGCGCATTCAAACTCAGAGGCGGAATAAGAGACGAGAAGGCTGCACTGCAATGCTTCTAGTGAAGAGAGAGAAGCCTGGGAGATGGATAGTTCGGAAGTTTGTGAAGGACCATAATCATCCCTTGGTGGTTGCAGCACAAAAGAGTCATCAAACTTTT GATGAGAGGGATAAGAAGATCCAAGAATTAACTGCAGAATTGAGGGTTAAGAAACGTTTAAGTGCGGCATATCGAGAACAGCTGCATACATTTATGAAAGAAGTTGAAGACCATAATGAACATATATCATCAAAAGCTCAAGTTGTTCTTGATAATCTAAAAGAACTTGAAGCTAAAAGGCAAGAGCTTTTAGACCGTAGATAG
- the LOC131150343 gene encoding protein FAR1-RELATED SEQUENCE 5-like isoform X8: MLFESEEAAKAFYDGYARRIGFLTRILSSRKSERDGSIISRGLGCKGGSDNKKAERIQTQRRNKRREGCTAMLLVKREKPGRWIVRKFVKDHNHPLVVAAQKSHQTFDERDKKIQELTAELRVKKRLSAAYREQLHTFMKEVEDHNEHISSKAQVVLDNLKELEAKRQELLDRR; this comes from the exons ATGCTGTTTGAATCAGAGGAAGCTGCCAAAGCATTTTATGATGGATATGCTAGACGGATAGGGTTTTTAACCCGTATTTTATCATCTCGTAAGTCTGAGCGTGATGGGTCAATTATCTCTCGTGGACTTGGTTGTAAAGGAGGTTCAGATAATAAAAAAGCAGAGCGCATTCAAACTCAGAGGCGGAATAAGAGACGAGAAGGCTGCACTGCAATGCTTCTAGTGAAGAGAGAGAAGCCTGGGAGATGGATAGTTCGGAAGTTTGTGAAGGACCATAATCATCCCTTGGTGGTTGCAGCACAAAAGAGTCATCAAACTTTT GATGAGAGGGATAAGAAGATCCAAGAATTAACTGCAGAATTGAGGGTTAAGAAACGTTTAAGTGCGGCATATCGAGAACAGCTGCATACATTTATGAAAGAAGTTGAAGACCATAATGAACATATATCATCAAAAGCTCAAGTTGTTCTTGATAATCTAAAAGAACTTGAAGCTAAAAGGCAAGAGCTTTTAGACCGTAGATAG
- the LOC131150343 gene encoding protein FAR1-RELATED SEQUENCE 5-like isoform X5, whose product MDMQFPIDDGIERTETSAGGEVISCERETNQEPFEGMLFESEEAAKAFYDGYARRIGFLTRILSSRKSERDGSIISRGLGCKGGSDNKKAERIQTQRRNKRREGCTAMLLVKREKPGRWIVRKFVKDHNHPLVVAAQKSHQTFVHRKRECVRHCQDGYFRGKRIHGDSMRPSVLVGTSL is encoded by the exons A TGGATATGCAGTTTCCAATAGATGATGGAATTGAAAGGACAGAGACCTCTGCTGGAGGAGAAGTAATTTCATGTGAACGTGAAACAAATCAAGAACCATTTGAAGGCATGCTGTTTGAATCAGAGGAAGCTGCCAAAGCATTTTATGATGGATATGCTAGACGGATAGGGTTTTTAACCCGTATTTTATCATCTCGTAAGTCTGAGCGTGATGGGTCAATTATCTCTCGTGGACTTGGTTGTAAAGGAGGTTCAGATAATAAAAAAGCAGAGCGCATTCAAACTCAGAGGCGGAATAAGAGACGAGAAGGCTGCACTGCAATGCTTCTAGTGAAGAGAGAGAAGCCTGGGAGATGGATAGTTCGGAAGTTTGTGAAGGACCATAATCATCCCTTGGTGGTTGCAGCACAAAAGAGTCATCAAACTTTT GTTCACAGAAAAAGGGAATGTGTGAGACACTGCCAGGATGGCTATTTTAGAGGGAAAAGGATTCATGGTGATTCCATGAGACCTTCAGTGCTCGTGGGCACCAGTCTCTGA
- the LOC131150343 gene encoding protein FAR1-RELATED SEQUENCE 5-like isoform X1: protein MDMQFPIDDGIERTETSAGGEVISCERETNQEPFEGMLFESEEAAKAFYDGYARRIGFLTRILSSRKSERDGSIISRGLGCKGGSDNKKAERIQTQRRNKRREGCTAMLLVKREKPGRWIVRKFVKDHNHPLVVAAQKSHQTFDERDKKIQELTAELRVKKRLSAAYREQLHTFMKEVEDHNEHISSKAQVVLDNLKELEAKRQELLDRR, encoded by the exons A TGGATATGCAGTTTCCAATAGATGATGGAATTGAAAGGACAGAGACCTCTGCTGGAGGAGAAGTAATTTCATGTGAACGTGAAACAAATCAAGAACCATTTGAAGGCATGCTGTTTGAATCAGAGGAAGCTGCCAAAGCATTTTATGATGGATATGCTAGACGGATAGGGTTTTTAACCCGTATTTTATCATCTCGTAAGTCTGAGCGTGATGGGTCAATTATCTCTCGTGGACTTGGTTGTAAAGGAGGTTCAGATAATAAAAAAGCAGAGCGCATTCAAACTCAGAGGCGGAATAAGAGACGAGAAGGCTGCACTGCAATGCTTCTAGTGAAGAGAGAGAAGCCTGGGAGATGGATAGTTCGGAAGTTTGTGAAGGACCATAATCATCCCTTGGTGGTTGCAGCACAAAAGAGTCATCAAACTTTT GATGAGAGGGATAAGAAGATCCAAGAATTAACTGCAGAATTGAGGGTTAAGAAACGTTTAAGTGCGGCATATCGAGAACAGCTGCATACATTTATGAAAGAAGTTGAAGACCATAATGAACATATATCATCAAAAGCTCAAGTTGTTCTTGATAATCTAAAAGAACTTGAAGCTAAAAGGCAAGAGCTTTTAGACCGTAGATAG